DNA from Acidobacteriota bacterium:
TCGGCACGATCATCTTCCCGCTCCTCCTCATCCTCCTCAAGCAGCCCGTGTTCGGCTGGGCCAAGCCGGTGCCCTACAATCCCAACAACCTGCGCCACCCCCGCCGGGGCGGCCTGTGGATCTCCCTGGCCGGCCCCATGGCCAACGTCGCCACGGCGACGGCCGCCGTGCTTCTCTATCGGCTCCTGAAGGCCGTCGGCGCCAACGCGCCCATCTCGTCGATGTGGAGCAAACCCCTGAGCGGCCTCGTCGTCATCCTGTTCGTGACGGCCCTGATCAATCTATCGCTGGCCATCTTCAACCTCATCCCCATCCCGCCGCTCGACGGCAGCGGCATCCTGGCCGGGCTGCTCTCGGACCGGGCCGCGGAGCGGTACGAACGGCTCCGGCCCTACGGCTTCCTGCTCCTCATCGTGCTGATGTACACGAACATCCTGAACGCCGTGTTCGCGCCCGTCCAGAACCTCATCCTCAGGCTCTTTTCCTAGCATGACCGATCCCGCCCCCGACGCCTTGCCCCTCGAGGAGGCCCCCGCGCCTGTCGAGGCGGCCCCGGCCGAGGTCCCCGCGGCCGGGGCTCCGGCGGTCGAACCCCTCGCCGCCGAACCCGCCGCGCCGGAGGCGCCCGCGGCCGACGGCTACCAGGTCCGGCTGGACGTCTTCGAGGGCCCGCTCGACCTGCTCCTCTTCCTTATCCGCAAGAAGAAGATCGACATCCACGATATCCCCATCGCCGCCATCACCCGGGATTACCTCGGCTACCTCGAGCGCAAGACCGAGATCAACCTCGACCGCGAGGCCGAGTTCGTCTTCATCGCCGCCCTGCTGATCTACATCAAGTCGCAGATGCTCCTGCCGCGGGAGACCGACCTGGCCGAGGGCGAGGACCCGCGCCGGGTCCTGGTCGACCGTCTGATCGAATACGAGAAGGTCAAGGCCGCCTGCTCCCTCCTCCGCGAGCGGGAGGACGTCCAGATCCTCCAGTGGAAGAGGGATTTCGTCCCGCCCCTCCACGGCGAGGGCGAGACGGAGCCGGTCGAGCTGTCGCTCTTCGATCTGGCCGAGGCGTTCTTCGCCATGATGAAGCGCAAGTCGGCCGACGACACCCGTATCATCCGCGGCCGGGAGGTCCCGGTCGAGGTCAAGATGAAGGAGCTGGTGACGCTCCTCCGGAGCCGCGGCGTCCTCGATTTCCTCGAATACTTCGAAACGCACGAATCGCTCGAGGAGGCCCTGATCTCCTTCTTCTGCGTTCTCGAGCTGGTCAAGTCCCGGGTGGCCGTGGCCGTCCAGGACGAGCTTTTCCAGACGATCCGCGTCTGGCTCCGCAAGGACCCTTCCAGGACGGCCGCCCATGAATAACGACCTCAAAGCCCTCGTCGAAGCCCTGATCTTCGTCTCCCAGGAGCCGGTGACCATAGAGCGGCTCCAGGCCGTGCTCGAAGGCGCCTCCGCCGATGACATCCAGGCCGCCGTCGAGGCCCTGGCCGCGGAATGCGAAGCCGAGGGGCGGGGCGTCCGCGTCATCCGGGCCGGCGGCGGCTGGCTCTTCGCCACCAAGCCGGCCCACGACCACGAGGTCCGCCGCCTGCTCCAGATCGAGCGCAAGAACCGGCTGTCCTCGGCCGGCCTCGAGACCCTGGCCGCCATCGCCTACCACCAGCCGGTGACCCAGTCCGAGATCTCGGCCATCCGCGGCGTCGACACGACCGGGTCGCTGAAGACGCTGCTCGAGAAGAAGCTGATCAAGATCGTCGGCCGGAAGAAGGCGCCGGGCAATCCCCTCGTCTACCGGACCTCCGACGAGTTCCTGCTTTACCTGGGGCTCAACAGCCTCGACGAGCTCCCCTCCGAGGCGGAGATCGCCAAGATCCTCGAACAGGAGAAGGCCGTCGAGGCCTAGCCCCTAAGTGTCGGCCCCATTTGGACTTAGAGTTGACAACGAGGCGTTTCTTCGATAGGATGGGTCTTCCGTTCCGGGCCCTTCCCTGAGGGATGTCCCCGCATCTTCATATCAGGAGCTTTGCGTCATGACCGAGCCGAACAAGCAGCCAGAGCGGGACGATGCCAAGATGTCGTCCGAAGACTACGAGCACCTGCTCGACCGCTACGAGTACAGCACGAAGGAGATCACGCTGGGGAAGGTCCTCAAGGGCCGCGTCATCAAGCGCACCCCGACCCACGTCCTCGTCGACGTCGGGTTCAAGACCGAGGGCCTCATCCCCAACGAGGATTTCACCGACCCCGCCGCCCTGGAGGCCCTCGAGCCCGGCAGCGAGGTCGAGACCATGCTCGAGAAGACCGACCTCAAGGACGGCTATCTCGTCCTGTCCAAGAAGAAAGCCGACGCTGTCAGGGCCATCGAGACCCTGGACCAGGCCTTCGAGCACGGCCTGATCGTCAGCGGCACGGTCGTCGAGCGGACACGAGGCGGCTTCCACGTCGACGTCGGCCTGCCGGCCTTCCTGCCCGAGTCCCACGCCGATCTCCGTCCGGTCAAGGACCCCGCGGCCCTGATCGGCCAGACGTTCAGGTTCCGGGTCATCAAATTCGACCGCAAGACCGAGAACGCGGTCCTGTCGCGCAAGCTCGTCCTCCAGGAAGAGCGGGAGAAGCGGAAAAAGGCCGTCTTCGGCAGCCTGGTCAAGGGCGAGAAGGTCGCGGGCCGGGTCAAGTCCCTGACCAATTTCGGCGCCTTCATCGACCTCGGCGGCATCGAGGGCCTGCTCCACGTCTCCGACATCTCCTGGGGCAAGGGCATCCGCCCCTCCGACTACCTGGCCCTCGGCCAGGAGGTCGAGGTCGTCGTCCTGGACTTCAACGAGAAGACCGAGAAGATCTCCCTCGGCCTCAAGCAGCTGACGCCCGATCCCTGGGCCACCATCGCCGAGAAGTACCAGGCCGGCCAGAAGATCGCCGGCAAGGTCTCCAGCCTGACCGACTTCGGCGCCTTCGTCGAGCTCGAGAAGGGCGTCGAGGGCCTGGTCCACATCTCCGACCTGACCTGGTCGCGCAAGCTCGTCCACCCCAAGAAGGTCCTGACCCCGGGCCAGGAGGTCGTGGTCACCGTCCTCGACGTCAACCCCCAGACCAAGCGCATCTCCCTCGGGCTCAAGCAGGCCTCACCCCACCCGCTCGAGACCTTCCGCCAGCAGCACGGCGTCGGCTCCCGGGTCAAGGGCACGGTCACCAGCCTGACCGACTTCGGCGCCTTCGTCGAGGTCGAGAAGGGGATCGAGGGCCTGGTCCACATCTCCGACATCAGCTGGGAGAAGATCAAGCATCCATCCGAGAAGCTCCAGCTCGGCCAGGAGACCGAGGCCATCGTCCTGAACATCGACGTCGACAAGCAGAAGGTCTCCCTGGGCATGAAGCAGCTCGAGGGGGACATCTGGGAGGAGTTCTTCACCCGGCAGAAGATCGGCGACATCGTCAACGTCAAGATCGTCCGCCTGACGGACTTCGGGGCCTTCGTCGAGATCGTCCCGGGCATCGAGGGCGTCGTCTTCACGGCCGAGCTCGACGAGAAGAAGCTCGAGAAACCCTCCGACATGTTCGCCGTCGGCGACGAGCGCAACGCCAAGATCGTCAAGATGAACCCCAAGGCCAGGAAGATCTCGCTGAGCTTCAAGCAGGCCCAGTACGACCTTCAGAAGCAGGAGTTCCAGCGGTTCATGGAATCCCAGAACGATCGCATGACCTTCGGCGATATCATGAGGGACCAGCTGAAGGGCTTCAAGGCCCCGAAGAAGAGGGCCAAAAAGGAGGACTCCCATGATTAAGGCGGACCTGACCAACAAGATCTCCCAGGAGCTGAGCATTCCGAAGCAGGAAGCCGAGGAGGGCGTCAACCTGTTCTTCGAGACCATCCGCGAGGCCATCCTGCGCGGCGAGGAGATCGAGATCCGCGGCTTCGGCAGCTTCCGCTTCCGCAAGCGCACCTCCCGGGCCGGGCGCAATCCCCGGACCGGCGAGCCGGTCAAGGTCCCGCCGAAGAAGGTCCTCTATTTCAAGCCGAGCAAGCTCCTCAAGGAGCTGATCAACAAGTAATGCGCTACATCTCCGCTCCCTGGAGGGCCGACTACGTCCGCCAGGCCGCCGCAGTGAAGGGCTGCATCTTCTGCGAGGCCCTGAAGGGCCGCGACGACCGGGCGGCGGGCGTGCTCCTGCGCGGCCGGCGCAACTTCGTCATGCTCAACCGCTACCCCTACAATCCCGGGCACCTCATGATCGCCCCCAAGCGGCACCTGGCGGACTACGCCGAGGCCGGGCCGGCGGAGCGGGCCGAGATGGCCGAGCTCCAGCGGACGGCCCTGCTCGTCCTGCGCCGGGCCTACGGGCCCCAGGGCTTCAACGCCGGGATGAACCTCGGCGCCAGCGCCGGGGCGGGGGTGGCCGGGCACTACCATCTCCACGTCGTCCCCCGCTGGACGGGGGACTCCAATTTCATGCCCCTCATCGGGGGCACGCGGGTCTTCATCGAGGACCTGGAAACGACCTATCGGAAACTGCGTCCGCTTTTCGACGAAGAGCGGCGACGCCGTTCGAGGTGATGCCATGCTGAAAACCATGAGACGCAACGTCAAATCGCTCAAGTTCGTCCTCTGGGTCCTGGTCGCCGTGTTCGTGGTGGCCATCTTCGCCATCTGGGGCGGCGCCGGACGGTTGGGCGAAAGGAGTCGGGCCGATACGCTGGCCACCGTCGGCGGGGCCAATATCTCCTCCGACGAGTTCTACCAGGCCCTGCGCCAGCGGCTCGAGGCCATCCGGAAGCAGCTGGGCGGCGGCGAGCTCAACGCCGGCCTCATCCAGCAGCTCGGCGTGCCGCAGCAGACCCTGGAGCAGCTCGTCCAGCAGCGTCTCCTGCTCGAGATCGCCTCGGATATGGGCCTGAAGGCCTCGGACACCGAGGTCCGGGCCAAGATCATGTCCTTCCCCGGGCTGCAGCTGGACGGCAAGTTCGTCGGCTTCGAGAACTACAAGCGCGCCCTCGAGTACAACCACATCCAGCTGGCCGAGTTCGAGTCCAGCATCCGCCAGGAAGTCCTCATGAGCAAGGTCGTCGAGTCCCTGACGGCGGGCCTTTTCGTCACCGACGAGGAGGTCTGGGGTTCCTACAGCAAGCAGAACGATTCGGCCAAGATCGAGTATCTCGTGGCCGAGACCGCCAAGGCCGAGCCCCCGGCGGCGCCGGGCGAGGCCCAGATCCGGGCCCGCTACGACCGGAACGCCGCGGCCTACAAGGTCCCCGAGAAGCGGACGGCGGACTACGTCGTCCTGCGGACCGCGGACCTCAGGAAGGAGGTCGCGGTGAAGGACGACGAGATCGACAAGTACTACCGCGACAACACGGCCCAGTTCCAGGAGCCCGAGACGGTCAAGGCCAGCCGCATCTGGCTGCCGTTCGGCGCGACCGACAAGGACAAGGTCCTGGCCCAGGCCGGCGACGTTCGGAAGCGCGCGGCCGGCGGCGAGGACTTCGCCGCCCTGGCCCGGGCCTTCTCCAAGGACGACAAGGCGGCGGCGGGCGGCGACTGGGGAGCCTACGACTGGAAGTCCCTGTCCGCCCCAGAGACCGAGGCCGTCGGCAAGCTCGAGGCCGGGGCCGTCTCCGTCGTGGTCGAGGCCGAGGCCGGGGCCGCGATCTTCAAGGTTACGGAAAAGAGGCCGGCCGTCACCAAGGCCCTGGCCGAGGTCAAGACGGCGATCAAGGGCATCCTCGAGGAGGAAAAGGCCCGGACCCTGGTGGCCGGGCGCATCCAGCAGCTGGAGAAGTCGGCCCGCAAGGAGAAGAGCCTCGACGTCGCGGCCCAGAAGATGGGGCTCAAGCCGGCCTCGACCGGCGCCCTCAAGCGCGGCGACCCGCTCGGCGACTTCGACACGACCGGCGCCGTCAGCTCGGCCCTCTTCGGGCTCAAGGACAGGGAGATCTCCGCCCCGATCCCAACCTACGCCGGCGAAGCCCTGGCCGAGCTCAAGGCCGTCGAGACGGAGCGGCCGGCCAGGTTCGAGGAGGTCCGCGACGAGGTGGCCAAGGAGATGACCGACGAGCTCAAGAAGACCGCGGCCCTGGCCCGGCTCCGCGAGCTCCGGGCCGGGCTCAAGGACGATTGGCACCTCGAGGCCCCCAAGCTCAAGCTCGAGTACAAGTCGGTCGACGCCCACAAGAGGGAGCAGTACCTGAGCCTGGTCGGCGAGCGGCCCGAGATCGACGCCCTGCTCTTCAGCCTGCCGCTCAGGCAGACGAGCGAGCCGGCGGCCGTCGACGAGGGCTACGCCCTGTTCCGCGTCCTCGAGCGCAAGGAAGCGACCAGGGAGGAGTTCGAGAAGGTCAAGGCCTCCGAACGCGATACGCTCCTCGGCGACAAGAAGAACCGCTTCCTGATGGCCTACATGACCAAGGCCCGCGAGGAGAAGAAGGTCAAGATCAACGCCGAAGCCTACCAGCGGCTGAGCCAGGAGGTCCTGTCGAGGTACTCCGGCCAGTCATAAGCCTGCCGGCCCGGGCGTCAGGTCAGAACATCGACGCCGAGAAAGGAGACCGCGATGGAGTCATCCCGCAAGTCCCTTCCGCCCGAGGCCTACCAGGAGCTGCCGCCCGGCCGGGCCTACGCGCCCTTCGTCCCGGCCGAGGCCAGGGTCCCCGAGGTCACCGTCCGCTCGGTGGCCTGGGGCCTGTTCATGTCCCTGTTCTTCACCTTCTCGATCGCCTATCTCGGCCTCAAGGTGGGCACGGTGCCCGAGGCCGCCATCCCCGTGGCCATCCTGGCCGTCGGCGTCGGCTACATGTACAAGCGTAAGAGCTCGATCCTGGAGAACGTCATCCTCCAGTCGATCGGCGCCGCGTCCGGGGCCCTCGTGGCCGGGGCCATCTTCACCATCCCGGCCCTGTACATCCTCGGCCTGCCGACGGACATCGTCAAGATCTTCCTCTCGACCTTCCTCGGCGGCTGCCTGGGCATCCTCTTCCTCATCCCCCTGCGCCGGTACTTCTGCGTCGAGCAGCACGGCAAGCTCCCCTTCCCCGAGGCCACGGCCACGACCGAGATCCTGGTCTCCGGCGAATCCGGCGGCAAGCAGGCCCGGGCCCTCATCCTCGGCGTCGCCGTCAGCGGCGTCTACGAGTTCCTGACCATCGGCGTCCGGCTCTGGAACGAGCTCATCGACTTCCGCTTCGTGCCCTTCCTCGACAGCCTGGCCGTCAAGACGAAGATGGTCTTCAAGCTCGACGCCCTGTCGGCTTTCCTCGGCCTCGGCTACGTCATCGGCCTGCGCTACAACGCGGTCATCGTGGCCGGGGGGCTGCTCTCGCACTTCGGCTTCATTCCCGCCATCTGGTTCCTCGGCCAGCACATCCCCGGGGCCGTCTACCCCGGGACCGTGCCCATCAGCGGGATGAGCGAAACCCAGATCTTCAGCGCCTACGTCCGGAACATCGGCATCGGGGCCATCTTCATGGCCGGCGTCCTGGGCATCATCAAGTCCATGCCGGTCATGGTCAAGTCGTTCTCGCTCGGCTTCCGCCAGATCTTCCGGGGCCAGCGGGCCGACGAGGCCGCGGCGCCGCGGACCGACCGCGACCTGCACATGAAGACGATCATCCTCGGCCTCCTGGCCACCGCCGCGGGGCTGTTCCTCTATTTCCTCTGGATCGCGAACCTGAAGCTGGCCGTGATCGGCGTCCTGATCTGCCTCCTCCTGTCCTTCCTGTTCACGACCGTGGCCGCCAACGCCATCGCCATCGTCGGGACCAACCCTGTCTCGGGCATGACCCTGATCACGATCATCCTGTCGAGCGTCATCCTGCTCGGCGCCGGGCTGTCCGGGGAGCAGGGCATGGCCGTCGCCCTGCTCATCGGGGCGGTCGTCTGCACGGCCCTGTCGATCTCCGGCAGCTTCATCACCGACCTCAAGATCGGCTACTGGCTCGGGGCCACGCCCCGCAACCAGGAGCGGTTCAAGTTCGCCGGCGTCCTCGTCTCGGCTTTGACGGTGGGCGTCGCCATAGCCCTCCTGGACAAGGCTTTCTCCTTCCAGAGCGGGGCCCTGGCCGCGCCCCAGGCCAACCTCATGGCCTCGGTCATCAAGTCGATGATGTCCCGCGAGCCGGTGACCTGGCTCCTCTACGGCATCGGCGCCTCCGTGGCCCTGGTCGCCGAGCTGGCCAAGGTGCCGCCGCTGGCCTTCGCCCTGGGCATGTACCTGCCCCTGCCGCTGACGACGCCGCTCCTCGTGGGCGGGTTCCTCTCGCACCTGGTCAAGAGATCGACGAAGGACAAGGAGCTGGCCGAGCGTCGCAACAACCGCGGTACGATCATCTCCTCGGGCTTCATCGCCGGCGGCGCCCTCATGGGCATCGTCCTGGCCGTCCTGAAGCTGCTCAAGGTCGACCAGGCCATCAGCCTCGGCATCCCCATGGTCCTCGAGGCCGGGCGCTGGGTCGACGGGGCGCCGCGGCCCTGGTTCGACGCCTACGGACAGATCTTCAGCCTGGCCGCGTTCGTCCTGCTGTGCGGCTTCGTCTACTGGGACGCGCGGCGGCAGAAATAAGGCGGCGGCGGCAAAAGCGCGCCGGCGCGAAGGGAGGGGACGATGACGACGAACAAGCTTTACGCGGCCGCCGACCGGGCCGTCAACCAGGCGCTCCGGCTCCGGAAGGGCGAGAAGTACCTGTTGGTCACCGACACGGCCAAGCTCGAGATCGCCGAGGCCCTGGCCCATTATGCCAGGCGGGCGGGCGCGGAGACGACGACCTACCTCATGACCGAGACCCTGCGGCCCATCACCGGGCCGACCCGCCAGTTCAAGGAGCTCATCCGGGGAGCCGGCGCCACGACCTACCTCCTGGAGGGCCGCTTCCCGGAGAAACCCTTCCGCGGCTTCATGGTCGCCGAGGGCGC
Protein-coding regions in this window:
- a CDS encoding site-2 protease family protein, producing MDIRFTLVQAFVIFFAITVHEAAHAWMANKLGDPTAAALGRASLNPLVHIDLFGTIIFPLLLILLKQPVFGWAKPVPYNPNNLRHPRRGGLWISLAGPMANVATATAAVLLYRLLKAVGANAPISSMWSKPLSGLVVILFVTALINLSLAIFNLIPIPPLDGSGILAGLLSDRAAERYERLRPYGFLLLIVLMYTNILNAVFAPVQNLILRLFS
- a CDS encoding segregation/condensation protein A, giving the protein MTDPAPDALPLEEAPAPVEAAPAEVPAAGAPAVEPLAAEPAAPEAPAADGYQVRLDVFEGPLDLLLFLIRKKKIDIHDIPIAAITRDYLGYLERKTEINLDREAEFVFIAALLIYIKSQMLLPRETDLAEGEDPRRVLVDRLIEYEKVKAACSLLREREDVQILQWKRDFVPPLHGEGETEPVELSLFDLAEAFFAMMKRKSADDTRIIRGREVPVEVKMKELVTLLRSRGVLDFLEYFETHESLEEALISFFCVLELVKSRVAVAVQDELFQTIRVWLRKDPSRTAAHE
- the scpB gene encoding SMC-Scp complex subunit ScpB, which gives rise to MNNDLKALVEALIFVSQEPVTIERLQAVLEGASADDIQAAVEALAAECEAEGRGVRVIRAGGGWLFATKPAHDHEVRRLLQIERKNRLSSAGLETLAAIAYHQPVTQSEISAIRGVDTTGSLKTLLEKKLIKIVGRKKAPGNPLVYRTSDEFLLYLGLNSLDELPSEAEIAKILEQEKAVEA
- a CDS encoding 30S ribosomal protein S1, translating into MSSEDYEHLLDRYEYSTKEITLGKVLKGRVIKRTPTHVLVDVGFKTEGLIPNEDFTDPAALEALEPGSEVETMLEKTDLKDGYLVLSKKKADAVRAIETLDQAFEHGLIVSGTVVERTRGGFHVDVGLPAFLPESHADLRPVKDPAALIGQTFRFRVIKFDRKTENAVLSRKLVLQEEREKRKKAVFGSLVKGEKVAGRVKSLTNFGAFIDLGGIEGLLHVSDISWGKGIRPSDYLALGQEVEVVVLDFNEKTEKISLGLKQLTPDPWATIAEKYQAGQKIAGKVSSLTDFGAFVELEKGVEGLVHISDLTWSRKLVHPKKVLTPGQEVVVTVLDVNPQTKRISLGLKQASPHPLETFRQQHGVGSRVKGTVTSLTDFGAFVEVEKGIEGLVHISDISWEKIKHPSEKLQLGQETEAIVLNIDVDKQKVSLGMKQLEGDIWEEFFTRQKIGDIVNVKIVRLTDFGAFVEIVPGIEGVVFTAELDEKKLEKPSDMFAVGDERNAKIVKMNPKARKISLSFKQAQYDLQKQEFQRFMESQNDRMTFGDIMRDQLKGFKAPKKRAKKEDSHD
- a CDS encoding HU family DNA-binding protein, producing the protein MIKADLTNKISQELSIPKQEAEEGVNLFFETIREAILRGEEIEIRGFGSFRFRKRTSRAGRNPRTGEPVKVPPKKVLYFKPSKLLKELINK
- a CDS encoding HIT domain-containing protein, which produces MRYISAPWRADYVRQAAAVKGCIFCEALKGRDDRAAGVLLRGRRNFVMLNRYPYNPGHLMIAPKRHLADYAEAGPAERAEMAELQRTALLVLRRAYGPQGFNAGMNLGASAGAGVAGHYHLHVVPRWTGDSNFMPLIGGTRVFIEDLETTYRKLRPLFDEERRRRSR
- a CDS encoding SurA N-terminal domain-containing protein, which encodes MRRNVKSLKFVLWVLVAVFVVAIFAIWGGAGRLGERSRADTLATVGGANISSDEFYQALRQRLEAIRKQLGGGELNAGLIQQLGVPQQTLEQLVQQRLLLEIASDMGLKASDTEVRAKIMSFPGLQLDGKFVGFENYKRALEYNHIQLAEFESSIRQEVLMSKVVESLTAGLFVTDEEVWGSYSKQNDSAKIEYLVAETAKAEPPAAPGEAQIRARYDRNAAAYKVPEKRTADYVVLRTADLRKEVAVKDDEIDKYYRDNTAQFQEPETVKASRIWLPFGATDKDKVLAQAGDVRKRAAGGEDFAALARAFSKDDKAAAGGDWGAYDWKSLSAPETEAVGKLEAGAVSVVVEAEAGAAIFKVTEKRPAVTKALAEVKTAIKGILEEEKARTLVAGRIQQLEKSARKEKSLDVAAQKMGLKPASTGALKRGDPLGDFDTTGAVSSALFGLKDREISAPIPTYAGEALAELKAVETERPARFEEVRDEVAKEMTDELKKTAALARLRELRAGLKDDWHLEAPKLKLEYKSVDAHKREQYLSLVGERPEIDALLFSLPLRQTSEPAAVDEGYALFRVLERKEATREEFEKVKASERDTLLGDKKNRFLMAYMTKAREEKKVKINAEAYQRLSQEVLSRYSGQS
- a CDS encoding oligopeptide transporter, OPT family → MESSRKSLPPEAYQELPPGRAYAPFVPAEARVPEVTVRSVAWGLFMSLFFTFSIAYLGLKVGTVPEAAIPVAILAVGVGYMYKRKSSILENVILQSIGAASGALVAGAIFTIPALYILGLPTDIVKIFLSTFLGGCLGILFLIPLRRYFCVEQHGKLPFPEATATTEILVSGESGGKQARALILGVAVSGVYEFLTIGVRLWNELIDFRFVPFLDSLAVKTKMVFKLDALSAFLGLGYVIGLRYNAVIVAGGLLSHFGFIPAIWFLGQHIPGAVYPGTVPISGMSETQIFSAYVRNIGIGAIFMAGVLGIIKSMPVMVKSFSLGFRQIFRGQRADEAAAPRTDRDLHMKTIILGLLATAAGLFLYFLWIANLKLAVIGVLICLLLSFLFTTVAANAIAIVGTNPVSGMTLITIILSSVILLGAGLSGEQGMAVALLIGAVVCTALSISGSFITDLKIGYWLGATPRNQERFKFAGVLVSALTVGVAIALLDKAFSFQSGALAAPQANLMASVIKSMMSREPVTWLLYGIGASVALVAELAKVPPLAFALGMYLPLPLTTPLLVGGFLSHLVKRSTKDKELAERRNNRGTIISSGFIAGGALMGIVLAVLKLLKVDQAISLGIPMVLEAGRWVDGAPRPWFDAYGQIFSLAAFVLLCGFVYWDARRQK